One Methylosinus sp. C49 DNA segment encodes these proteins:
- a CDS encoding Hsp70 family protein, which translates to MSLACGIDFGTSNSSVGYMAEGEPRLVPLEGDSVSLPSAIFYPAYGGKLGFGRSAISLYIDRENGRLFRAIKSILGGSLIHETTAAGGKRVAFTAILGSFLRHLKDKTELSAGAAVENAVLGRPVFFVDDNEAADRTAQEQLAAAARAQGFKEVLFQYEPIAAALDYERRIEREEIALIADIGGGTSDFSIVKVSPKNRRKIDRKDDILANSGVHVGGTDLDYRLSLKQVMPLFGYQTRQRKRPELDLPNGYFHDLAQWHRIAFLYNNKSLEELKQLRAIAAEPEKVERFIKAIDDRAGHRVAGDVEAAKIVLSEAATAAIDLAYLDEALLIETSRALFEETIANECRKLTDCVARCLKAAGVKAADVDTVFFTGGSTFIPAIERACLVHTPQAKIVRGDKFASVGVGLTIDSGLKFG; encoded by the coding sequence GTGAGCCTCGCTTGCGGGATCGATTTTGGAACCTCCAACTCCTCCGTCGGCTATATGGCCGAGGGCGAGCCGAGGCTCGTGCCGCTCGAGGGCGACAGCGTCTCGCTGCCGAGCGCGATTTTCTACCCCGCCTATGGCGGAAAGCTCGGCTTCGGCCGCTCCGCCATCTCGCTCTATATCGACCGCGAGAACGGCCGTCTGTTTCGCGCCATCAAGAGCATTTTGGGCGGCTCGCTCATTCACGAGACCACCGCCGCCGGCGGCAAGCGCGTCGCCTTCACGGCGATATTGGGCAGCTTTCTGCGCCATTTGAAGGACAAGACCGAGCTGAGCGCCGGCGCAGCCGTAGAGAACGCCGTGCTCGGCCGCCCGGTCTTCTTCGTCGACGATAATGAGGCCGCCGATCGCACCGCCCAGGAGCAGCTCGCCGCCGCCGCCCGCGCGCAGGGCTTCAAAGAGGTGCTCTTCCAATATGAGCCCATCGCCGCCGCGCTCGATTACGAGCGGCGCATCGAGCGGGAGGAGATCGCGCTGATCGCCGACATTGGCGGCGGCACTTCCGATTTCTCCATTGTGAAGGTCTCGCCGAAGAACCGGCGCAAGATCGACCGCAAGGACGATATTCTCGCCAATTCCGGCGTCCATGTCGGCGGCACCGATCTCGACTACCGGCTGAGCCTCAAGCAGGTCATGCCCTTGTTCGGCTATCAGACGCGGCAGAGGAAGCGCCCCGAGCTCGATCTGCCCAATGGCTATTTCCACGATCTCGCGCAATGGCATCGCATCGCCTTCCTCTATAACAACAAGAGCCTCGAGGAATTGAAGCAGCTGCGCGCCATCGCCGCCGAGCCGGAGAAGGTCGAGCGTTTCATCAAGGCCATAGACGATCGCGCCGGCCATCGCGTCGCTGGCGATGTGGAGGCGGCGAAGATCGTGCTCTCCGAGGCGGCGACGGCGGCGATCGACCTCGCCTATCTGGACGAGGCGCTGCTGATCGAAACATCGCGCGCGCTGTTCGAGGAGACGATCGCCAATGAATGCCGCAAGCTCACCGATTGCGTCGCGCGCTGCCTGAAGGCGGCGGGCGTGAAGGCGGCGGATGTAGATACGGTGTTCTTCACCGGCGGCAGCACTTTCATTCCGGCGATCGAGCGCGCCTGCCTCGTGCATACGCCGCAGGCCAAGATCGTGCGCGGCGACAAGTTCGCCAGCGTCGGCGTCGGGCTGACGATCGATTCGGGATTGAAATTCGGCTGA
- a CDS encoding 6-carboxytetrahydropterin synthase, with the protein MTVLFEVYREFCFEAAHALYDPDHPTGGKYRNLHGHSFRVRVTLRGPRQDGEEWVMDLGKLGARLQQLRERLDHSFLNELEGLGKPTLENLCVYIWNDLEPSLPAINEVGIFRDTCNEGCVLKKQ; encoded by the coding sequence ATGACGGTTCTGTTCGAAGTCTATCGGGAGTTCTGCTTCGAGGCGGCGCACGCCCTCTACGACCCGGACCACCCGACCGGCGGGAAATACCGCAATCTGCACGGGCATTCCTTCCGCGTGCGGGTGACTTTGCGCGGCCCGCGCCAGGACGGCGAGGAATGGGTCATGGACCTCGGCAAGCTCGGCGCGCGGCTGCAGCAGCTACGCGAGCGGCTGGACCATTCCTTCCTCAATGAGCTGGAAGGCCTCGGCAAGCCGACGCTCGAAAATCTCTGCGTTTATATATGGAACGACCTCGAGCCGTCCCTGCCGGCGATCAACGAGGTCGGCATTTTCCGCGACACCTGCAATGAAGGCTGCGTGCTGAAGAAGCAGTGA
- the queE gene encoding 7-carboxy-7-deazaguanine synthase yields the protein MAYAVKEAFKTLQGEGRHSGRAAVFCRFAGCNLWSGREADRGAADCRFCDTDFVGVDGENGGKFSGAEALAAHLAQLWGEDRERRFVVLTGGEPMLQIDAALLDALHTEGFEIAIETNGTIPVPPAVDWICVSPKAGAPLVQTKGDELKLVYPQKGAEPELFEGLAFDHFLLQPMDGPESLRNTKAAIDYCLAHPRWRFSHQTHKAIGVK from the coding sequence ATGGCCTATGCGGTCAAGGAAGCCTTCAAGACGCTGCAGGGGGAGGGCCGCCATTCCGGGCGGGCCGCCGTCTTCTGCCGTTTTGCCGGCTGCAACCTCTGGAGCGGCCGTGAGGCCGACCGGGGCGCCGCCGATTGCCGCTTCTGCGACACGGATTTCGTCGGCGTCGACGGCGAGAATGGCGGGAAATTCTCGGGCGCCGAAGCCCTCGCCGCCCATTTGGCGCAACTCTGGGGGGAAGATCGCGAGCGGCGTTTCGTCGTCTTGACCGGCGGCGAGCCGATGTTGCAAATCGACGCCGCGCTGCTCGATGCGCTCCACACCGAGGGTTTCGAGATCGCGATCGAGACCAATGGGACGATTCCCGTCCCGCCGGCGGTCGATTGGATCTGCGTCAGCCCCAAGGCGGGCGCGCCGCTGGTCCAGACCAAAGGCGACGAGCTCAAGCTCGTCTATCCGCAAAAAGGCGCCGAGCCGGAGCTGTTCGAGGGGCTCGCCTTCGATCATTTCCTGCTCCAGCCCATGGACGGGCCGGAGAGTTTGCGCAATACGAAGGCGGCGATCGACTATTGCCTCGCGCATCCGCGCTGGCGGTTCTCGCATCAGACGCATAAGGCCATCGGGGTGAAATGA
- a CDS encoding type II toxin-antitoxin system RelE/ParE family toxin — protein sequence MTRLVYRAAARRALAEIAAHIARESGSRSVAENFVDRLVAYCEKLASLPGLLGRPRPELGRDYRSIPFGNYVILLRYADQDGPRSGIYIVHIIHGARDIEAVSEPFDRDPDA from the coding sequence GTGACCCGGCTCGTCTATCGTGCTGCGGCTCGCCGCGCCCTGGCGGAAATCGCCGCCCATATCGCCCGCGAGAGCGGCAGTCGCTCCGTGGCGGAAAACTTCGTCGATAGGCTCGTCGCCTATTGTGAGAAGCTCGCATCCCTGCCGGGCCTACTCGGCCGGCCGAGGCCGGAACTCGGCCGAGACTATCGCAGCATTCCCTTCGGAAATTATGTGATACTGCTGCGTTATGCGGATCAAGACGGCCCGCGCAGCGGCATATATATCGTCCATATCATTCACGGCGCTCGCGATATCGAAGCCGTCTCGGAACCTTTCGACCGAGATCCCGACGCTTAA
- a CDS encoding cytochrome c — MKLSRRLFPSLALLAVFCAPAAAADSAHGKRVAERWCSACHVVTSAQKTANADAPSFADVAQRRTDAKALANFLVDPHPKMPDMHLSRREIDDIVAYIRSLDPRPREPEQGIDRYERPKNG, encoded by the coding sequence ATGAAACTCTCGCGCCGCCTCTTTCCGTCGCTGGCCCTGCTCGCGGTTTTTTGCGCGCCGGCCGCCGCCGCCGACTCCGCCCATGGCAAGCGCGTCGCCGAGCGCTGGTGCTCCGCCTGCCATGTGGTGACGAGCGCCCAGAAGACCGCCAACGCCGACGCCCCCTCCTTCGCCGATGTCGCCCAGCGCCGGACAGACGCCAAGGCCCTGGCCAATTTCCTGGTCGATCCGCATCCCAAAATGCCGGACATGCATCTTTCGCGGCGGGAGATCGACGATATCGTCGCCTATATCCGCAGCCTCGACCCGCGCCCGCGCGAGCCGGAGCAGGGCATAGACCGCTACGAGCGGCCGAAAAACGGGTGA